Proteins from a single region of Struthio camelus isolate bStrCam1 chromosome W, bStrCam1.hap1, whole genome shotgun sequence:
- the LOC138064168 gene encoding guanine nucleotide exchange factor subunit RIC1-like, with protein MYFLSGWPKRLLCPLESMEQPLHIQADPQKTFFTVLFPSQLSIWYSRPSVLIVSYKEPSKSTSQFGPYKGAEWRPNSTMIAVSTVNGYILFFDLLSAREKYIYEPVYPKAAMWSLTVLLLLSACYVSRNMTCWTPLPSSHTEALPCLLHHISNWTGGVCTTLVLQDMGLGVEPDGKTSLRDPSSNATAF; from the exons ATGTATTTTCTCAGCGGCTGGCCCAAGAGGCTGTTATGTCCTTTGGAATCCATGGAGCAACCTCTTCACATCCAGGCAGATCCACAAAAGACTTTCTTCACAGTGTTATTCCCATCTCAGCTCAGCATCTGGTACAGCAGA CCAAGTGTATTAATTGTAAGCTACAAGGAACCATCAAAATCAACTTCCCAGTTTGGACCTTATAAAGGAGCAGAATGGAGGCCTAATAGCACCATGATAGCTGTTTCG ACTGTAAATGGATACATCTTATTTTTTGATCTCCTGtcagcaagagaaaaatatatttatgagcCTGTGTATCCCAA AGCCGCTATGTGGAGCCTCACGGTATTGCTTTTGCTCTCTGCATGCTATGTATCAAGGAACATGACGTGCTGGACACCCCTGCCCTCCAGCCACACCGAAGCTCTTCCTTGTCTACTACATCACATAAGCAACTGGACTGGTGGAGTTTGCACCACCCTTGTCTTACAGGACATGGGACTAGGGGTGGAGCCCGATGGCAAGACATCTTTGAGGGATCCTAGCTCTAATGCAACTGCTTTTTGA